One genomic segment of Nitrososphaera sp. includes these proteins:
- a CDS encoding aspartate aminotransferase family protein: MSASDVGSIYASRTRKSRALYAKAARLFPGGINHNIRYFEPHPFFVTRSKGKKLYDSDGNSYTDYWMGHWALILGHSPPEVSSALARQAKNGTLVGTANTASIELADLIQKLAPGAELMRFSSTGSEATMYATRLARAKTGRRVIAKAIGGWHGFNDALLQTVNYPFEADEGPGLLQDEGQFVESIPFNDLESSLKILETIKDDLACIIIEPLLAGAGCIPSNDDYLKGLQEFANKNGSLFILDEIVTGFRLTLGTAAGLYGLQPDLFTLGKIVGGGMPIGVVCGKKEIMSLADPVQRKEKQVRCAIGGGTFSANPMTMVAGAATLEFLKKNKLRVYSKLERLGEAARLGIQKIFDDSGIACRVTGAGSLFMPHFLAAGQQDIVNATDVALSNRSTLLSYHMALMSLNNIFFLPGKLGAFSFAHDQTDLWKLLEASRSFARSLKPAVKNA; the protein is encoded by the coding sequence ATGTCCGCTAGCGACGTCGGCTCGATTTATGCATCGCGTACGCGCAAGTCGAGGGCTCTCTACGCCAAGGCAGCCCGGCTTTTTCCGGGTGGAATAAACCACAACATTCGGTATTTTGAGCCGCACCCGTTCTTTGTGACGAGATCGAAAGGAAAGAAACTCTACGACTCTGACGGCAACTCTTATACTGACTACTGGATGGGTCACTGGGCACTGATACTTGGCCATTCTCCTCCCGAGGTGTCCTCTGCTCTTGCCCGCCAGGCAAAGAACGGGACGCTTGTTGGAACGGCAAACACTGCGAGCATCGAGCTTGCGGACCTCATACAAAAGCTGGCGCCAGGCGCAGAACTGATGAGGTTTTCAAGCACAGGCTCTGAGGCCACAATGTATGCGACCCGCCTTGCCAGGGCGAAAACCGGAAGGAGGGTTATTGCAAAGGCTATCGGGGGCTGGCACGGCTTTAACGACGCTCTGCTACAGACCGTAAACTACCCATTTGAGGCAGACGAGGGTCCCGGCCTGCTCCAGGACGAAGGGCAGTTCGTAGAATCTATACCATTCAACGACCTCGAGTCCTCGCTCAAAATCTTGGAGACGATAAAAGACGATCTCGCATGCATAATAATCGAGCCTCTGTTGGCCGGCGCGGGCTGCATTCCTTCCAATGACGATTATTTGAAGGGCCTCCAAGAATTTGCAAACAAAAACGGCAGCCTATTCATACTTGACGAGATTGTCACCGGTTTCAGGCTTACGCTTGGAACCGCTGCAGGGTTGTATGGTCTTCAGCCGGACCTGTTCACGCTGGGCAAGATAGTCGGCGGCGGCATGCCCATCGGTGTGGTATGCGGTAAAAAAGAAATCATGTCCTTGGCAGACCCCGTGCAGAGGAAGGAAAAGCAGGTACGATGCGCCATAGGCGGCGGAACTTTTTCCGCAAATCCAATGACCATGGTCGCAGGCGCAGCCACTCTGGAATTTCTGAAGAAGAACAAGCTCCGGGTATATTCAAAACTGGAGAGGCTGGGTGAGGCCGCGCGATTGGGTATACAGAAGATTTTTGATGATTCTGGAATCGCATGCAGGGTCACAGGTGCCGGCTCTCTATTCATGCCGCACTTTTTGGCAGCGGGCCAGCAGGACATCGTAAACGCTACGGATGTTGCGCTTTCTAACAGAAGTACTTTACTTTCATACCATATGGCTCTGATGTCGCTCAACAACATTTTCTTCCTGCCCGGAAAACTGGGCGCATTTTCGTTTGCCCATGACCAAACGGACCTCTGGAAACTTCTCGAGGCTAGCAGGTCGTTTGCACGCTCGCTAAAGCCGGCGGT
- a CDS encoding RidA family protein, which yields MPQIDQVLARHGVVLPIPPAPAGSYVPVVISGSTAYVSGQIPMESGKIVSKGKLGRDVSLEAGQQAARLCCINALAQLKAATGSLDRIARVVKVTGYVNSDPQFTDQPKVVNGASDFLVEIFGDKGRHARSAVGVSSLPFDSSVELELVVELGA from the coding sequence GTGCCCCAGATTGACCAAGTTCTAGCTCGTCACGGAGTTGTCCTACCGATTCCCCCCGCACCAGCTGGCTCTTATGTCCCGGTCGTCATTTCGGGCTCTACGGCATATGTTTCAGGCCAGATTCCGATGGAGAGCGGAAAAATAGTCTCAAAGGGAAAACTCGGAAGAGATGTCTCGCTGGAGGCTGGCCAGCAAGCGGCAAGACTTTGCTGCATCAACGCACTTGCGCAGCTAAAAGCGGCCACAGGCTCGCTTGACCGGATTGCAAGGGTTGTCAAGGTTACAGGTTATGTCAATTCCGATCCCCAGTTTACCGATCAGCCAAAGGTAGTTAACGGCGCCTCAGATTTTCTCGTAGAGATTTTTGGCGACAAGGGAAGGCATGCGAGGTCCGCTGTCGGCGTTAGCTCCCTGCCCTTTGACAGTTCGGTAGAGTTGGAACTTGTGGTAGAGCTTGGAGCCTGA